One window of Atribacteraceae bacterium genomic DNA carries:
- a CDS encoding site-2 protease family protein — MNGNRLTLFSLFGFAIRIDLSWIIILFLVIWSLGMGVFPNYFEGLPTAVYWWMGVIGALGLFFSIISHELSHSLVARKFGLVIKGITLFIFGGVAEMEEEPPSARAEFYMALAGPVSSLILGMFFYGLFLIGGRIEWPRPVLGILWYLGTINFVLAGFNLIPAFPLDGGRILRSALWSWKGSLTWATRVSSRTGTYFGIFLIALGILNFLRGALISGIWLFLIGMFIQNASQSSLQRTLMTKALEGEKVRRFMKPDPMTVPSNLTIAEFVEDYVYRYHYKMFPVVDQDKLIGCANTRDIKELPREKWSEHELKDLIKNCSLDNTISPEADATQALSRISKSGNSRLLVVEDGKLVGVITLKDLLNFFSLKMELEGEDRRR; from the coding sequence ATGAACGGTAATCGGCTGACCCTGTTCAGTTTGTTTGGTTTCGCCATCCGAATCGACTTGAGTTGGATCATCATACTTTTTTTAGTCATCTGGTCTCTGGGCATGGGTGTATTCCCCAACTACTTCGAGGGACTGCCCACCGCAGTCTACTGGTGGATGGGAGTGATCGGGGCCCTGGGCTTATTTTTCTCAATTATTTCTCACGAGTTGTCCCACTCACTGGTCGCCCGAAAGTTTGGACTGGTTATCAAGGGGATCACCCTGTTCATTTTCGGCGGCGTGGCGGAAATGGAGGAAGAACCGCCCAGTGCCCGGGCGGAATTTTACATGGCCCTCGCCGGACCGGTGTCCAGTTTAATCCTGGGAATGTTTTTCTATGGATTGTTTTTGATCGGCGGCAGGATCGAGTGGCCCCGTCCGGTTCTGGGCATTCTCTGGTACTTGGGGACCATCAATTTTGTCCTGGCCGGATTCAACTTAATCCCCGCTTTTCCCCTTGACGGCGGGCGTATCCTCCGGTCCGCTCTGTGGTCCTGGAAAGGAAGTCTTACCTGGGCCACCCGGGTCTCATCGCGAACCGGTACCTATTTCGGTATCTTTCTCATTGCCCTGGGGATATTGAATTTTCTTCGCGGAGCCTTGATTTCAGGCATCTGGCTCTTTTTGATCGGTATGTTCATTCAAAACGCTTCCCAGTCTTCTTTGCAACGGACCCTGATGACGAAGGCCCTGGAGGGCGAGAAAGTCCGCCGCTTTATGAAGCCAGACCCTATGACCGTTCCCTCAAACCTCACCATTGCCGAATTCGTCGAAGATTACGTTTACCGTTACCATTACAAAATGTTTCCCGTTGTGGATCAGGATAAACTCATCGGGTGTGCGAACACCCGGGATATCAAGGAACTCCCCCGTGAGAAGTGGAGCGAGCATGAACTCAAAGACTTAATCAAAAACTGTTCTTTGGACAACACCATTTCGCCTGAAGCGGACGCCACCCAGGCATTGTCCAGGATTAGTAAATCGGGAAACAGTCGCTTGCTGGTAGTCGAGGACGGAAAACTGGTGGGGGTGATCACCCTGAAGGATCTTTTGAATTTTTTCTCCCTGAAGATGGAACTGGAAGGTGAAGATCGGCGGAGGTGA
- a CDS encoding metallophosphoesterase family protein: MQVALLSDIHSNSEALAAIDPWLDGVDEIFVLGDVIGYGADPALCLAWVIRRHSTCLLGNHDAACTGALPLSWFSPQARRAVEWTRQQISSSLLSFLEYLPQYIDRLGALWVHGSPRNPLEEYISNRSVAGRIFTSHDFSLCFYGHTHVAEAYVLERNRLTHKQLNQGGEIHLEEDRRYLINCGSVGQPRDGNPQASFGLLDTERKTVRVVRVDYDQQQAASKILQAGLPEVLAYRLFEGF, encoded by the coding sequence TTGCAGGTTGCTCTTCTTTCAGACATCCATAGCAACTCTGAAGCTCTGGCAGCAATCGATCCCTGGTTGGATGGGGTCGATGAAATATTTGTTCTGGGTGACGTGATAGGCTATGGAGCGGATCCGGCGTTGTGCCTGGCTTGGGTGATCCGGAGACACAGCACCTGTCTTTTAGGCAATCACGATGCCGCGTGTACCGGTGCGCTCCCTCTATCCTGGTTCAGCCCGCAGGCCCGCCGGGCTGTAGAGTGGACTCGGCAACAGATATCTTCCTCTTTGTTGTCCTTTCTGGAGTACCTACCCCAATACATCGACCGCCTGGGAGCGCTATGGGTGCACGGAAGTCCCCGGAATCCTCTGGAAGAATACATCTCCAATCGGTCCGTTGCCGGTCGGATATTCACCAGCCATGATTTTTCGCTGTGCTTTTACGGGCATACCCACGTGGCCGAGGCCTATGTTCTGGAAAGGAATCGTTTGACTCATAAACAGTTGAACCAGGGAGGGGAGATTCATCTGGAAGAAGACAGGCGTTATTTGATCAATTGTGGGAGCGTCGGACAGCCCCGGGATGGGAATCCCCAGGCTTCTTTCGGCCTACTGGATACGGAGCGCAAGACAGTACGAGTAGTTCGGGTCGATTATGATCAGCAACAAGCAGCGAGCAAAATTCTCCAGGCTGGTCTACCGGAGGTTCTGGCTTATCGGTTGTTTGAAGGGTTCTGA